CACTACACCTGAAACAGCCGATGAATTTCCATCCTGGAAGGCGAATGTAAGAACGGTTATAATTGAAGGTATAAGTGTTCTAAACGACAAAACTTATTTTATCAGATGGAAAGGTAATGATGCGAGCGGTACAGGCGAAAGAGACGAATTCGCATTGGATGATATTCAGATTGTTGCAAACTCAACGGACACAAAACCAAATATTTCGGGAACAATACAGGAAATTGTCGTTGCAGGAGACGCAGAATTGTCTGGAAATGTTGTTGTTAATGGTGCACTTAACCTATATAGCGGCTCACTATCGATCGGTGCAAACACACTCACGTTAGGAGGAGAAGTAACAGGAACCGGCGGAAGTGTTGACGCGAGCAATTCAAGTTCTCTTGTTGAATTCACGAACGCATCGGGATTAACTCTTCCTGAGAGTTTCTTTAACGGAAATGTAGGCAATCTTAAGATGAACGGAGCAGGCGGTGTAACGCTCGGCTCCGCGACAACAGTTGACGGCACACTGACATTAACTGCCGGCAATCTTACCCTTGGAAATAAAATCCTGACAGCGGGAACAATTTCTGGAGGAAGCTCATCAAGCTACGTAGCAACAACGGGAACGGGTGTGTTTAACATGAAAGCAGGGGGGAACACATCCAAGACATATCCTATAGGTACATCAAGTTCATACAATCCGGCATTAATAAAGAATTTTGGAGCTTTAACGAACTTTTCAGTTAGAGTTAAGAATACATTTTCTGTAAATCCAAACGACCCGAATAAAGCAGTACAGAGAGTTTGGGAAATATATCCTGCATCATCGATTGTGAAAGCGACGCTCGAGCTTCAGTTCAACACGGGAGAATTCGGCACGGGAGAAAATACATTTAATCCCGGCAGCACGGTTTACGTAGGAAATTACCATCAGAACGGCTGGCGCTATCCTATTACAGCATCGATAACAGGTTCGGAACCGTACGTTGCAAAAGTCGAAAACATAAAAGACTTCTCTGAATTTGGTATAGGCAATCAGGGAGCGTTCAATATATACTCACAAAACTTTGACGGAGAATGGGGGAGTGCACCGGATGATAACTGGACAAACTCACCGGCCACAGGAAATACATCATGGAGAAGAGAAAACAACGGAAGTGATGCAGTCTGGACCTCACCTTCGGCGGGAGTAGTTAAACCATACGGCAATACGGGTCATTCTGCAAACTTCCATTCATACGGAGCGCCTGCATCATCTACAGGAGAGCTTATACTTAGCGTTGATTTAAGCAGTGATGGGAATAAACTTCTTACATTTGACTATACAAACGCGTCAGGCACAGATGTACTGAATGTATTATTTTCAACAGACGGAACGAATTATACGAATAAAGGAACATACACAACAGGAGCATGGTCACAGAAAACAATAGATTTGGGAAATCCGCAGGACGGCACATGCTTTATAAAGTTTGAAGCAACCTCAGACTACGGCTCGAGCGATATAGGAATAGATAACGTAAACATATACAGCGGAAGCATGTATACAACAGACGCTGGAACAGTCTCGATAGACGTCAGTCAGACGGTAAGCGGAACAGTAATACCTAAAGCGACAGTTAAGAACTTCGGCACCTCAACTGTCTCGTTTGATGTGACGATGGAAGTAAACAGCAGTCAGCACGGAAGTGCGGTACAGGTAACCGACCTTGCTCCCGGGCAAACCACGCAGGTATCATTCAGCAGTTGGGCACCATCGGCAGCAACGTATTCATTAGAAGTATGCACAGGATTAACAGACGACCAGAACACATCAAACGACTGTTTCACAAAGAGCATAGAAGCAGGTTCGTCAGGAAACTGGGCAAACGGAACAGAGATAAGCTTTTCAACAATATTCCTCGGAAGCGGGACGGCAAACACAACTGACATTTACAGCGTAGGCGGATATACAACAAACGAATCTGACTGGGGAAAGAAAAGTTATAAATACAATATATCAGGAAATTCCTGGACAGAATTAGATAGCCTTCCCAGTGGAGCACAAAGAACAGTACTCGCAACGGCAATAGCAGGAGACTACCTTTACGCTATAGGAGGTAAGTTCGGAGCGACATACTATAATACAGTTTACAAGTATGATTTAACCCTCGGCACATGGAGCACCGCAGCAACTCTGCCTCAAGCAATCGGCTGGTGCAAAGCAGTAACATATAATAATAGGTACATATACCTTGCGGGTGGACATAACGGCACGAGTGTTCTTGATAAAGTCTATATGCTGGACGTAGAAGCGGGCACACCTGCATGGGTTGAGCTTGGAACCACATTACCCGTACCAAGATTCGGCGGAGCGTTTTCAATCGCAGGCACTAAGCTTGTATATGTAGCGGGAGCATCAGGAAACAGTACACTTTCAAACACTGTATTTGTTGGAACGATAAACAGTCCGACAGACATAACATGGGTTCAGACAGCAAGTAAATATCCGGGAAACGGAAAGAATGTTACAATCAGCTCAAATGAAAACTTCTTAGAAGTAAATTACAGTAACATACTCAACGGAAAGAAAGAAACAGAAGGCGACGGGCCAAAATCCACATTCCCGGCGGGCTATCTATACGGACTTGACGCAGGAACATGGGGCAGCGATGCGGTAATAGTAGGAGGCGGAACCTCAAATTCGAGCTTTATGCCCGAAGACCCGGCACCTTTCTATGTTTACAATCCAACAAACGACTCATGGACGGCAATGCCCGAAATACCAACACCAGTTGCAGGATTTTCAATGGGAACTGCAAACACATCAGAAAATACATGGAAATTCGTTTCAGCATCGGGAAAGACTTTGGACGGAACATACACATCTGCAACACAGGTCTGGACAACAGATAACATAACAACAGGCTACGGGGGAACTTTCGCAATACTGATTGAAGGAAATGGGTTAATGATGAAAAGCGGCAGCCCGAAAGAAGTAACGATTGAATTAAGGGAGTCAACATTCCCGTATCTTGTATCAGAAACAAAGACAACATTACAGAACGGCTCAGAACCCGTAATGATGGAATTTACAAACGTTGAAAGCACCAAATCATACTACATAGTCGTAAGGTATACAAACGGACTGGAGACATGGAGTGCACAGCCACAGTATTTTGTAAACGGACATATGAACTACGACTTCACGACGGCACAAACACAGGCATACGGAAGCAACATGGTAAAGGACGGAGAAAAGTGGTGCATAATAAGCGGAGACATAAATCAGGATGGAAAAATAAACGCTATTGACAGGGGAATTTGCTGGAACGACAGGGGAACGAATGACGTGTTTTCTGACGTTAACCATGACGGATTGGTAAACGAACTGGACAGGGCGATTCTTGCAAAGAATACATTCAGAAAAGTGATGTGTCCTGAAGGTGCAGTTAGCTCTCAATTGAAGATTGGAAAGAAAATGTGAAGAGCGTGAGGAAAAGTCAGAATAATTACGGAACTTTCAAATCAAACCGATCTGGATTTATAATGCTTACATTGATTAATAAATTTATCTCTACTGGCACTTTATTTTATAGTAATAACGAATTAATGTAACGTACATACGAAAATTATTACTAAGCAGAAAACAGCTCGTATTTTCTCTTTAATCAGTACTAAGATAATTCAACTGATTATATTGAAAACTAATTTACCTATTTGTTATAACACTTTTTTGAAAGTAATTAAAAACCTGACCCCCTTGTATTTAGTAATATAAAACCCTACATGTTACTGTAACGATTTAACTGAATTTTAACGGTGCACAATGTTCGCCTTCTTCTTTACCGCACAACATAAGCTGTTCCTCCACCTTCAACGGAATAAATAAAATCTTAGGGGGAGAATAAGATTCCTTCTTGCTCTTTTCGATTTCAGGCTTTTTGTTTTCCGGAAGTGACATATTCATGATTATTTATTTTATTTGATTTAGCTGATTTAATAAAAGATTTATAAATTTCGAAAACAATAACGTTTAATGTATTCTTTAATTTTGAACCCTCACGGTTAATTAAATTTGTTACAAATATATGCGAGCCGTTCTTTTTCATATCTTATTTTACGAGTGTTAGTTTCTTTGTAATAATATTATTGTCGCCGTCAGTTAATAGTCTGTAGAAATATGTTCCGCTTGATAAAGCAGATGCGTCAAATGTCACGGTATAGTATCCGGCTTTCCTGAATTCATTCACTATAGATTTCATTTCCCTTCCGAGAATGTCATAGACCACAATATTAACCCTTGAATCCTTCGGCAAATCGAAGTCTATCTTTGTTACAGGATTAAAAGGATTCGGATAGTTCTGGCTTAAGTCGTATTTTGTCGGGATTCCGACTTCAACAGCCGAGGATAAATCATAGTAATGGAAATTTCCGTTATTATCGATTTGTTTCAGGCGGTAATTGTACTTCCCGGTATTCAGTTTTGAATCCGTAAAGTTGTAGCTTACGGGCGTGTTCGTTGTGCCCGATCCGTTTTGAAATCCTACTTTTTGCCAGTTTCCATCAGATAGTTTTCTCTCGATTTCAAAACCCGAGTTATTTATTTCAGTGCTCGTTGTCCATGAAAGTTTAATGTCGCGTTTATTTACGTTTGAAGCCGTAAATGAAGCTAATGTAACAGGAAGCGGAGCATCGTCAATAACCTCATAGGTTCCAATTGATGAACAATTTAAAACTGCCCACTTTGTCGATTCATAAGACTGGATAATTGTTTTTGGTTGTACCCATTGCAACCCAAAAGTTCCCGCAGCATTCGTTACATTCGAAACAGAAAATCTTCCCAGCTTATGCGTCAGAGGTGTATTGTCAATCTTAGCTGCCCGCGTGTTGAATTCAGTCTGATTCGTGAAACTGATTTCGTTCACAATAATTACAAGTTGATTATCAACAATCTTCAGTGCAATGACTTCGTTATAAGCAGTTGTAGGATTGCCGTTAGCATTTAAGAGCACGCTTGAATTATTGATATACGTTAAAACCGGGTCAGTAAAATTAGCATGATTGAAATTCAGAACAAAATCTGAAGGCGAAAGATATAATGGTTCCGGTGTAGTCGCCTGAAGAAATATGTCAAATTCAACCGATGTACCTGATGTCTGCTGATTCGCAGCCGTTAATTTAAAAGGTACCTGCGCCCTTGCACTTGCAAATACGAACAACAAAATGACAGCGAAGAATAGCTTTAAATTTTGTGTTTTCATAATATTATATTTAAAATTAGTTTTAATTTTCGTTTAGTTAATTAAAATATTTAACTTCATAACAGCTCTTCATCACTTCTTCACTTTGTTACTGTTCATCACTCCGTCGCTGTTCTTCTTCACTTTGTCACTGCTATTACTGCTCTTCCTCACCTTTCCGGCAGAAGGAACAAACCCTGACGGGAATTTTGCACTTACACTTTTATTATTCGAAAGTATCGTACGGTCAAGTTCATTCACATTACCGTCTCCGTTTAAATCCGATTCCTGTAAACCTGTAAGTCCCCTGTCATTCCAGCAGAAACCCCAGTCAATTGCATTGATCGAGCCGTCTTGATTTATATCACCGCTGTAAACACAAAACTTGTCTCCAATTT
Above is a genomic segment from Ignavibacteria bacterium containing:
- a CDS encoding kelch repeat-containing protein codes for the protein MKAYIKVLSSLLFVFILSSSSFGQGSESFTNIPTSSSSSYMSRSWTGDDGVTWTAEGARTDQTINGKAICWGSSGTRNVISPTYSNGIKTLTFKYVRALSNTSARSLEVYVNLNQIGSTITVSPTSDEVVTYSANINISGEVIIEIRSTGAAQVKIDDIQWDTYGLGLHINSVNTLYKIDFDNTVEFVNKDQFNGSGFSSIGLSGKLNSNAWSVSGWSDGDLAFGENRTTANTDYTRGVSTGDVTTEGIYAFEVSTGNRAFGFQPGEDDWTPGKATLKIRNKTGTTITSFLVCYIVYSRNDKSSSSEFNLEHSADDITYTEVASINFTTPETADEFPSWKANVRTVIIEGISVLNDKTYFIRWKGNDASGTGERDEFALDDIQIVANSTDTKPNISGTIQEIVVAGDAELSGNVVVNGALNLYSGSLSIGANTLTLGGEVTGTGGSVDASNSSSLVEFTNASGLTLPESFFNGNVGNLKMNGAGGVTLGSATTVDGTLTLTAGNLTLGNKILTAGTISGGSSSSYVATTGTGVFNMKAGGNTSKTYPIGTSSSYNPALIKNFGALTNFSVRVKNTFSVNPNDPNKAVQRVWEIYPASSIVKATLELQFNTGEFGTGENTFNPGSTVYVGNYHQNGWRYPITASITGSEPYVAKVENIKDFSEFGIGNQGAFNIYSQNFDGEWGSAPDDNWTNSPATGNTSWRRENNGSDAVWTSPSAGVVKPYGNTGHSANFHSYGAPASSTGELILSVDLSSDGNKLLTFDYTNASGTDVLNVLFSTDGTNYTNKGTYTTGAWSQKTIDLGNPQDGTCFIKFEATSDYGSSDIGIDNVNIYSGSMYTTDAGTVSIDVSQTVSGTVIPKATVKNFGTSTVSFDVTMEVNSSQHGSAVQVTDLAPGQTTQVSFSSWAPSAATYSLEVCTGLTDDQNTSNDCFTKSIEAGSSGNWANGTEISFSTIFLGSGTANTTDIYSVGGYTTNESDWGKKSYKYNISGNSWTELDSLPSGAQRTVLATAIAGDYLYAIGGKFGATYYNTVYKYDLTLGTWSTAATLPQAIGWCKAVTYNNRYIYLAGGHNGTSVLDKVYMLDVEAGTPAWVELGTTLPVPRFGGAFSIAGTKLVYVAGASGNSTLSNTVFVGTINSPTDITWVQTASKYPGNGKNVTISSNENFLEVNYSNILNGKKETEGDGPKSTFPAGYLYGLDAGTWGSDAVIVGGGTSNSSFMPEDPAPFYVYNPTNDSWTAMPEIPTPVAGFSMGTANTSENTWKFVSASGKTLDGTYTSATQVWTTDNITTGYGGTFAILIEGNGLMMKSGSPKEVTIELRESTFPYLVSETKTTLQNGSEPVMMEFTNVESTKSYYIVVRYTNGLETWSAQPQYFVNGHMNYDFTTAQTQAYGSNMVKDGEKWCIISGDINQDGKINAIDRGICWNDRGTNDVFSDVNHDGLVNELDRAILAKNTFRKVMCPEGAVSSQLKIGKKM
- a CDS encoding T9SS type A sorting domain-containing protein, coding for MKTQNLKLFFAVILLFVFASARAQVPFKLTAANQQTSGTSVEFDIFLQATTPEPLYLSPSDFVLNFNHANFTDPVLTYINNSSVLLNANGNPTTAYNEVIALKIVDNQLVIIVNEISFTNQTEFNTRAAKIDNTPLTHKLGRFSVSNVTNAAGTFGLQWVQPKTIIQSYESTKWAVLNCSSIGTYEVIDDAPLPVTLASFTASNVNKRDIKLSWTTSTEINNSGFEIERKLSDGNWQKVGFQNGSGTTNTPVSYNFTDSKLNTGKYNYRLKQIDNNGNFHYYDLSSAVEVGIPTKYDLSQNYPNPFNPVTKIDFDLPKDSRVNIVVYDILGREMKSIVNEFRKAGYYTVTFDASALSSGTYFYRLLTDGDNNIITKKLTLVK